A window from bacterium encodes these proteins:
- the nikR gene encoding nickel-responsive transcriptional regulator NikR, which yields MVTRFGISIDNSLLSRFDALIREKKYVNRSEAIRDLIRDDLVKREWEKESGEKVGTITLIYDHHSHEVGEKLIELQHRHHHQILSTMHIHLDHDCCLEVLAVKGEGRVLQRLADELIGLKGIIHGKWVGTTTGKELH from the coding sequence CGGCATTTCCATTGATAACTCGTTGCTCTCCCGTTTTGATGCGCTGATCAGGGAAAAAAAGTATGTCAACCGATCTGAGGCCATCCGTGATCTGATCCGCGACGATTTGGTCAAACGCGAGTGGGAAAAGGAAAGCGGTGAAAAGGTCGGCACGATCACTTTGATCTATGACCATCACAGCCATGAGGTGGGGGAAAAGTTGATCGAGCTGCAGCACCGTCACCATCATCAGATTCTATCCACCATGCACATCCATCTGGATCATGATTGCTGCCTGGAGGTGTTGGCGGTCAAGGGGGAGGGGCGGGTCCTGCAGCGTCTGGCCGATGAATTGATCGGTTTGAAGGGGATCATACACGGCAAGTGGGTCGGCACCACCACGGGCAAAGAGTTGCATTGA
- a CDS encoding TonB-dependent receptor, which translates to MRRWMICLMILSRIAYAGSTAESDSVKYHLDPMVIIASKIPGPQSELPASISVIEEARLSSSAGYSVLETVQNFVPGFYLTERAAMGYGIASGAAGGLSIRGMGGSPVTGVLVLRDGRPDIMGLMGHPLPDAYSGEGIERVEVIRGPASFLYGTNALGGVINLVSKTVREPGFHSRVTAGVGSFATRQLTVGHGGNTGAFDYYLTASTRQSDGHRAHSDYDGDHYTAHAAYRFSTQTQITVNANLSNIYLLDPGPQTASAAYPLDLWYDIRRSGADLALSHNGGLGETSLQLHGNFGKHKIYDGFRSTDRTVGVMMTHHLRPWTGQTLTLGFDWKRYGGEAENILQTLDYGRHFISEWAPYVHSQQWLLKKLLASAGLRIDHHPLTGYEALPKAGLVYTASTAFSLRLSAGRGFRSPSIRELYLFPAPTLDLKPEVMWNYEFGFSHRLADRFKWEGVLFRSQGRDLIRLTGSWPKFRFINSAPFEHTGYEVIVEWLPVDALQLGASWSKNDLQDQTMYSPGKKFTAHAGGSLGPVELTITLLNVRDLYAADFHKKAMEDYTVMNAHLGLTVCKPLRLSLAVKNVLDAAYESYDKYPMPGRYFVFQTTASF; encoded by the coding sequence ATGAGAAGATGGATGATCTGTCTGATGATCCTGAGCCGGATCGCGTACGCCGGGTCTACGGCCGAATCCGATTCGGTGAAATATCATTTGGATCCGATGGTCATCATCGCCAGCAAGATCCCGGGGCCGCAGAGCGAACTGCCTGCCAGCATCTCGGTGATCGAGGAGGCCCGGCTGTCTTCCTCCGCGGGTTATTCCGTGCTCGAGACGGTGCAGAACTTTGTTCCGGGTTTTTATCTCACTGAGCGCGCCGCTATGGGCTATGGCATTGCCAGCGGCGCGGCAGGCGGGCTGTCCATTCGCGGCATGGGCGGTTCGCCGGTCACCGGCGTGCTGGTTCTGCGCGACGGCCGTCCGGATATCATGGGATTGATGGGCCATCCGTTGCCGGACGCCTACTCTGGAGAAGGCATCGAAAGGGTGGAGGTGATTCGCGGTCCGGCCTCTTTTCTCTACGGCACCAATGCGCTGGGCGGCGTCATTAATCTGGTCTCCAAAACCGTGCGGGAGCCCGGCTTTCACAGCCGCGTCACAGCCGGCGTCGGTTCGTTTGCCACCCGGCAGCTGACAGTGGGCCATGGCGGCAACACCGGTGCATTCGATTATTATCTGACCGCTTCCACCCGTCAATCAGACGGTCATCGCGCCCACTCTGATTATGACGGCGATCATTACACGGCGCATGCCGCATACCGATTTTCAACGCAGACGCAGATCACTGTCAACGCGAATTTATCCAATATCTATCTGCTGGATCCCGGGCCCCAAACAGCGTCCGCTGCTTATCCGTTGGATCTCTGGTATGACATCCGCCGCTCCGGCGCGGATCTGGCGCTCAGCCATAACGGCGGTCTCGGTGAAACGAGCCTGCAGCTGCACGGCAATTTCGGCAAGCATAAAATCTACGATGGTTTTCGTTCGACGGACCGTACGGTGGGCGTGATGATGACCCATCACCTGCGGCCCTGGACAGGGCAGACGCTGACCCTGGGCTTTGATTGGAAGCGCTACGGCGGCGAAGCGGAGAACATCCTGCAAACGCTCGATTACGGCCGTCATTTTATCAGTGAATGGGCGCCCTATGTGCACAGCCAGCAGTGGCTGCTGAAAAAGCTACTCGCCTCTGCAGGATTACGCATCGATCACCATCCGTTGACCGGCTATGAAGCCTTGCCCAAAGCAGGTCTGGTCTATACCGCGAGTACGGCGTTCAGCCTGCGGCTCTCCGCCGGCCGCGGCTTCCGCAGTCCGTCCATCCGCGAGCTTTATCTCTTTCCGGCGCCCACGTTGGACCTCAAGCCGGAGGTGATGTGGAATTATGAGTTTGGATTCAGCCATCGGCTCGCCGACCGCTTTAAATGGGAAGGGGTTCTCTTTCGTTCTCAGGGGCGTGATCTGATCCGTCTGACCGGCAGCTGGCCGAAATTCCGCTTTATCAACTCGGCTCCGTTTGAACACACCGGCTATGAGGTGATCGTCGAGTGGCTGCCTGTGGATGCGTTGCAGCTGGGCGCCTCCTGGAGCAAAAATGATCTGCAGGATCAGACCATGTACTCGCCGGGAAAAAAGTTCACCGCCCATGCCGGCGGGTCTTTGGGACCGGTTGAGCTCACCATCACGCTGCTGAACGTGCGCGATTTGTATGCCGCGGATTTTCACAAAAAGGCCATGGAGGATTACACGGTGATGAACGCGCACCTGGGCTTGACCGTGTGCAAGCCGCTGCGTCTCAGTCTGGCGGTGAAAAATGTGCTGGATGCCGCCTACGAATCCTATGATAAATATCCCATGCCGGGCCGGTATTTTGTCTTTCAGACGACGGCCTCGTTTTAA
- a CDS encoding ECF transporter S component codes for MLHARNRHIALSGLFVALGLMLPALFHAVGLGSVFLPMFWPVALAGFFLPWPFAVAVAVLTPIVSSLLTGMPPVSPPILHLMMAELISLALVVTLLYQTVRWGLFWILLAGLSVSRLVGFLAARVLAEWLGLPASWSALAMVVQGVPGMVGMLLLLPLLTRRLKQENLFSDRRDHV; via the coding sequence ATGCTGCATGCTCGTAATCGTCATATCGCGTTGAGCGGATTGTTCGTAGCCCTGGGCTTGATGTTGCCGGCGCTTTTTCACGCCGTGGGACTGGGGAGCGTGTTTCTGCCCATGTTTTGGCCTGTGGCCTTGGCCGGTTTTTTTCTGCCTTGGCCGTTCGCCGTTGCGGTCGCCGTCCTCACGCCGATCGTCTCATCGCTGTTGACCGGCATGCCGCCGGTGTCGCCGCCTATTCTTCATCTCATGATGGCGGAGTTGATCAGTCTGGCTCTGGTGGTGACGCTGCTCTATCAAACCGTGCGCTGGGGCTTGTTTTGGATCCTTCTGGCCGGGCTGTCTGTTTCACGGCTGGTCGGTTTTTTGGCAGCCAGGGTGCTGGCTGAATGGCTGGGTTTGCCGGCATCCTGGTCTGCCCTGGCCATGGTGGTCCAAGGCGTGCCCGGGATGGTCGGCATGCTGCTTCTCCTGCCGCTGCTGACCAGGCGGTTGAAGCAGGAAAATTTGTTTTCAGATCGGCGCGACCATGTCTAG
- a CDS encoding class I SAM-dependent methyltransferase — protein sequence MSRTHREYFNHLAAGWPGAVEDESQFISWLADFGVEPGDRILDVGAGKGILTHWLQALGSFSVQTIPLDLSEQMLILGKRSQPQALHSAVCSNIEYAAFHDNLFDKAICYSVFPHITRPVQAGRELYRLLKPGGRLLVLHSQCSRKLNLFHAQLADPVMHDTLMPAVDLQALFLRLGFLSVRVVENPQLYWVEVAKPPHAN from the coding sequence ATGTCTAGAACGCATCGGGAGTATTTCAATCACCTGGCCGCGGGATGGCCCGGCGCGGTTGAGGATGAATCTCAGTTCATCTCCTGGCTGGCCGATTTCGGCGTCGAACCGGGTGACCGTATTCTCGACGTCGGCGCCGGCAAGGGCATTTTAACCCATTGGCTGCAGGCTCTCGGTTCCTTCTCGGTTCAGACGATCCCTCTGGATCTCTCCGAGCAGATGCTGATCCTTGGCAAACGATCGCAGCCCCAGGCTCTGCACTCAGCAGTTTGTTCAAACATCGAATACGCTGCTTTTCATGACAACCTTTTCGATAAGGCCATCTGCTATTCTGTTTTTCCCCACATCACCCGTCCGGTTCAGGCGGGCCGCGAATTGTACCGCTTGCTTAAACCGGGCGGCCGGCTTTTAGTGCTCCATTCGCAGTGCAGCCGCAAACTCAACCTTTTTCATGCGCAGCTGGCGGACCCGGTGATGCACGACACGCTGATGCCGGCTGTGGATTTGCAAGCCCTGTTCCTGCGTCTGGGCTTTCTCTCTGTTCGGGTTGTGGAAAATCCGCAGCTCTACTGGGTCGAGGTCGCCAAGCCCCCGCATGCGAATTAA